One Spinacia oleracea cultivar Varoflay chromosome 4, BTI_SOV_V1, whole genome shotgun sequence DNA segment encodes these proteins:
- the LOC110804411 gene encoding RNA polymerase II C-terminal domain phosphatase-like 4 gives MKAMMKVIMKMSSLFSFLRSKKAAEAAARYDPAPPPPLKAVAAAEVICPDLKLKDSLMKRKKLCLLVNLDNTLLDTNDWCDFTRYDKDYFSFSGVQKFYNEGRMINLFDLKIRVKLRPYILSLLDHLESLYDVILYSRRSPAFLDLIRPLIDPEGANNLDLISAEEIWKTDRVKAFLSNPEMVVILDDTEKGWKKYSKNVVKVSPYPYFVKNGNTKKINKSVWESWTELKGDECEEGGELYRISSRLGGIHTMFFQPHFDFQDIRHIIQHLRSKHALDTFLPS, from the coding sequence ATGAAGGCGATGATGAAGGTGATAATGAAGATGAGTTCTCTGTTTTCCTTCCTGCGCTCGAAGAAGGCGGCGGAAGCTGCCGCTCGCTATGATCCAGCCCCACCGCCTCCTCTTAAGGCGGTGGCGGCGGCGGAAGTAATTTGCCCAGATCTAAAATTGAAGGATAGTTTGATGAAACGGAAGAAGCTATGCCTTTTGGTTAATCTGGACAACACTCTCCTGGACACAAATGATTGGTGTGATTTCACAAGGTACGATAAGGATTATTTTAGTTTTTCTGGGGTTCAGAAATTTTACAACGAAGGCAGAATGATCAATTTATTCGATCTTAAGATCAGAGTCAAGTTAAGGCCTTACATTCTAAGCTTACTTGACCATCTTGAATCGTTGTACGACGTTATCCTTTACTCTAGACGGTCACCTGCGTTTCTGGATCTGATTCGTCCACTGATCGATCCCGAAGGAGCAAACAATTTAGATCTAATCTCAGCGGAGGAAATCTGGAAAACGGATCGTGTCAAAGCTTTTTTGTCGAACCCAGAAATGGTGGTGATCCTCGATGATACTGAAAAAGGATGGAAAAAGTATTCCAAAAATGTCGTCAAAGTCAGTCCATATCCTTATTTTGTTAAGAATGGTAACACAAAGAAGATAAACAAGTCTGTTTGGGAGTCTTGGACTGAATTGAAGGGTGATGAATGCGAGGAAGGTGGTGAGCTTTATAGGATTTCAAGCCGTTTGGGGGGTATTCATACTATGTTTTTCCAGCCTCATTTTGATTTTCAAGACATTCGCCACATTATTCAACATCTTCGATCTAAGCATGCTCTTGATACTTTTCTTCCCAGTTGA